Proteins co-encoded in one Conger conger chromosome 4, fConCon1.1, whole genome shotgun sequence genomic window:
- the LOC133125950 gene encoding butyrophilin subfamily 3 member A2-like has protein sequence MAVSLLDLEKAYKMFQLLGPAGPVIAVVGEDVVLPTHLKPNISAEDMHIEWFRPQNRDPLVHLYLLGESRNERQNPSYSGRTALFPEELRKGNTSLRLSRVQVSDEGQYWCHIQSTSDSQEIYRVMVSLEVRAVGTEPVIFTDTDRKNKVGLLCESKGWYPQPDLIWQDSEGHNLTTEKPEILRDSL, from the exons ATGGCCGTGAGCCTTCTGGATTTGGAGAAGGCTTACA agaTGTTCCAGCTTCTGGGTCCAGCTGGTCCTGTGATTGCTGTAGTTGGTGAAGATGTTGTCCTTCCCACTCACCTCAAACCCAACATAAGTGCAGAGGATATGCACATAGAGTGGTTCAGACCCCAGAACAGAGACCCACTGGTGCATCTCTACCttctgggagagagcaggaatgAGCGCCAGAACCCATCGTACAGCGGAAGGACCGCACTCTTCCCTGAGGAACTGAGGAAGGGCAATACGTCTCTGAGGCTGAGCAGGGTCCAGGTCTCTGATGAGGGGCAGTATTGGTGTCACATTCAGTCCACATCTGACTCTCAGGAGATTTACCGGGTCATGGTTTCACTGGAAGTAAGAG ctgtaggAACTGAGCCAGTGATcttcacagatacagacagaaaAAATAAGGTTGGCCTGCTGTGTGAATCTAAAGGCTGGTATCCTCAGCCTGACCTCATCTGGCAGGACAGTGAGGGTCACAATCTCACCACTGAGAAACCTGAGATACTCAGGGACAGCCTG